A segment of the Deltaproteobacteria bacterium genome:
AACGATCGACGCCGTGCGCAGTCCGAGCTTATGAAAGATCGGCCCCATCCACTGCACGTCGCGCCGGGCGAGATAATCGTTGACCGTGATCAAATGCACGCCGCGGCCGGTAAGCGCGTTCAAATAAAGCGGCAAAGTCGCGACTAAAGTTTTTCCCTCGCCGGTTTTCATCTCGGCGATCTTGCCTTCATGGAGCACCGCGCCGCCGATCATCTGCACGTCGAAATGACGCAGTCCGATCGACCGCCGCGAAGCCTCGCGCACCGCCGCGAACGCTTCCGGCAACAGTTCCTGTAGCGCCTGCTCCTCGGCCTCGCGCAGCTGCTTATCCAACTCTTCGCTTTGGGCCTTTTGGGTCTCGCGCTGTTCGGGGTCGGCAATGACCGCTTCGCCGTTGGCCGCTTCTAACTCACCGCGCAACGTCGCCGTCGCTTCGGCGATGCGGTTTTTAAACTCTTCGGTTTTAGCACGCAGCTGGTCGTCGGTGAGACCTTTGAACTCATCTTCCCATTTGTTGATTTCTTCAACATAGGGACGAATCCGCTTAATCTCGCGTTCGTTCTTAGTTCCGATAATGCCTTTGATAAAATCCCACATGCTTTTAATGAAATCCCACGCCCTGTGAAGTATCTCCGGCTTAGGCGGAGACGAAGACGTGATCCAGCGAAGTTTAGATAACGCTAAAATACACGATTTTTGCCGCAACTTAAAGGTGCAGGAAGGGTGAAGTGAGGACTATTTAGCGTTCGATCCGCACCGCCGATTCGACTTTCTCGCCTAAAAAGCGCCGGCCGACTTTGATGAAACGGTCCGGGGCGTCGGTGACGAAGAAGCTATGCGTCCCCTTCCCTGCTTTTCTTACAAGCGTGGCATTCTTCAACGCCGACTCCACCTCTTTAGCGGTCTCCTCGGCGGAGTCGACCAGACGAACCGTGGCGCCCATGAATTTGCGGATCGCCTTCTTGAGCAAAGGATAGTGCGTGCAGCCGAGGATCAATGTATCGATGCCGCTTTGCTTGAAGCTGGCGAGATAGGCTTTCACGGTCATCTCCACCACCGCGTTGTCGGTCCAGCCTTCTTCGACTAGTGGCACGAATAGCGGGCAGGCCCGGCTGTAAACCTCGATTTTCGAATCCGCTGCTTTGAGCGCGTGCGTATAAGCGCCGCTTTGAATCGTCGCTTCGGTGCCAATGACGCCGACTTTTTTATTCTTCGTGCTCTTGAGCGCCCGCCTGACACCGGGCTCGATGACGCCGATGACTGGAATCGATAAACTTTCTTGCAATCGCTTCAGCGCGATCGCCGTCGAGGTGTTGCAAGCGACGACGACGATTTTAACGCCCTTCTCGACGAGGAATTGGCTGTTCTCGAAGGAGTAGCGCAGCACGGTTTCCACCGACTTGGTGCCGTAGGGCGACCGCGCGGTGTCGCCCAAGTAAACGGTATTTTCTTTGGGCAAGGTTTCGATGATCTGATGCAGCACCGTCAAGCCGCCGATGCCGGAATCGAACACGCCGATGGCGCTGTCTTTGTTGCTCATACCCAACTGGACTCGGCGCCCGGCGCCATTTCATT
Coding sequences within it:
- a CDS encoding glutamate racemase, which gives rise to MSNKDSAIGVFDSGIGGLTVLHQIIETLPKENTVYLGDTARSPYGTKSVETVLRYSFENSQFLVEKGVKIVVVACNTSTAIALKRLQESLSIPVIGVIEPGVRRALKSTKNKKVGVIGTEATIQSGAYTHALKAADSKIEVYSRACPLFVPLVEEGWTDNAVVEMTVKAYLASFKQSGIDTLILGCTHYPLLKKAIRKFMGATVRLVDSAEETAKEVESALKNATLVRKAGKGTHSFFVTDAPDRFIKVGRRFLGEKVESAVRIER